In the Syngnathus scovelli strain Florida chromosome 8, RoL_Ssco_1.2, whole genome shotgun sequence genome, one interval contains:
- the pcdh8 gene encoding protocadherin-8, producing the protein MARLAHCCFVLALIIYKVQCTTTRYFTYEEDAPGTEIGNLSRDLKIDPAEGHDTSFRFMQENNFSVVYMREADGLLCVAELIDRELLCPRTPRCFVTFDVVALSNEKFQLIHVEIEVRDINDHAPAFARNESTLEILENLPLDSRFPLPIAVDPDVGENYIQSYNISPSSHFAVEAHEREDGVKFAELVLVRELDREMEDSYLVEVTATDGGVPSRSGSTTVRIKVLDFNDNGPIFEHGSLKVELNEDAPVGHRVVRVHAFDPDEGVNGEVMYAFDGITAEAARVFHIDPHTGDVTLRARVDFERRRSYELRVKASDLGAEPASSSCKVSIDVVDVNDNAPEINIKPMTASADDVAYITEAAAAESFVALISTSDLDSGSNGYVRVSLLGHEDFTLQQAYGETFMIVTTATLDRERIPEYNLTIVAEDLGSPPFKTVRQYTIRVTDENDNAPLFSKSAYEVSIIENNIPGSYITTVVARDLDLGKNAKVSYKLLESDVQGGSLVSTFVSVDSQTGSLYTARSFDYESIHEVELVIQAEDKGYPSLSSTSTIKIRVVDQNDNYPYFTFPVLFNDSADIPLPLNAPASYLALRLSAEDTDDGVNAELSYHMLQGDRKLFSVDKDTGEITLKQWLKAQIGDILELVVVVSDRGHSPLSSSATVRFVVTDTDPDEDRAVVVLRSSDEEGIVAGLDGSLVVIILLSGGCALLLVAIVAVVVTCKVGRGRSGPSKREGRHNLFDSRPPPGSTNGNIYTGSRGFFLERTSSSLDDSCSYEERSNDSESKVFIPSKHFQPSSIWQADKYCLQVSGTTNTDQLSVKDSGKGDSDFNDSDSDVSGDAGKRSFSTFHPRLKSSSSTANSLAGDCQGTYCAIPQQCFRNPRDLAYAVGFSPEILFNDLNGYTHSWKESGYATNPKKPHSGGVQNYTGRTGTLPPYLSQVQNDPKLHKPNIVTVATESEVATMF; encoded by the exons aTGGCAAGACTTGCTCACTGCTGCTTCGTGCTGGCTTTAATTATTTACAAAGTCCAGTGCACGACAACAAGATACTTCACCTACGAGGAGGACGCACCTGGGACAGAAATAGGCAACTTATCCCGAGACTTGAAAATCGACCCCGCCGAAGGCCATGACACGTCCTTTCGCTTCATGCAGGAAAACAACTTCTCGGTAGTGTACATGCGGGAGGCCGACGGGCTCTTGTGCGTGGCTGAGCTCATCGACCGCGAGCTGCTGTGTCCTCGCACCCCGCGGTGCTTTGTCACCTTTGACGTGGTGGCTCTCTCCAATGAAAAGTTTCAGCTCATCCACGTTGAGATTGAAGTGCGGGACATAAACGACCATGCCCCTGCATTTGCCCGCAATGAGAGCACTCTGGAAATCTTGGAGAATTTGCCCCTGGACTCTCGCTTCCCATTGCCTATTGCTGTTGACCCGGATGTGGGTGAGAACTACATCCAGAGCTACAACATCTCCCCCAGCAGCCACTTTGCCGTGGAGGCGCATGAGCGGGAGGATGGTGTCAAATTTGCCGAGCTGGTTCTGGTGAGGGAGCTGGACCGGGAGATGGAGGACTCCTACCTGGTGGAGGTAACCGCAACTGACGGAGGCGTGCCTAGCAGATCAGGCTCCACGACGGTTCGCATCAAGGTGCTAGACTTCAACGACAATGGGCCCATTTTTGAGCATGGCTCTCTGAAGGTGGAGCTTAATGAGGACGCTCCGGTGGGCCACCGTGTGGTGCGGGTGCACGCCTTCGACCCTGACGAGGGTGTCAACGGCGAGGTGATGTATGCCTTTGACGGTATCACAGCAGAAGCCGCCCGCGTCTTCCACATCGACCCGCACACTGGCGATGTGACGCTGAGGGCCCGTGTGGACTTTGAGAGGCGTCGATCCTACGAGCTGCGTGTCAAGGCCTCCGACCTGGGCGCCGAGCCTGCGTCCTCCAGTTGCAAGGTGTCAATTGACGTGGTGGACGTGAACGACAACGCGCCTGAGATCAACATCAAGCCCATGACCGCCAGTGCAGACGACGTGGCGTACATTACAGAGGCTGCAGCCGCAGAGAGCTTTGTGGCCCTCATCAGCACCTCGGACCTGGACTCTGGCTCCAACGGCTACGTGCGAGTCAGCCTTCTCGGCCACGAAGACTTCACCTTGCAGCAAGCCTACGGGGAGACCTTCATGATAGTCACCACGGCCACTCTGGACCGGGAGAGGATCCCTGAGTATAACCTGACTATTGTTGCTGAAGATTTGGGCAGCCCCCCTTTTAAAACCGTGCGGCAGTACACCATCAGGGTCACCGATGAGAACGACAACGCACCTCTGTTCAGTAAGTCGGCGTACGAAGTCTCAATTATAGAAAACAACATTCCAGGTTCTTACATCACCACAGTAGTGGCCCGCGATCTTGACCTGGGCAAAAATGCAAAAGTCTCCTACAAGCTTCTGGAGTCTGACGTGCAAGGCGGGTCGCTGGTTTCCACCTTCGTGTCTGTAGATTCCCAAACAGGCTCTTTGTACACAGCCAGGTCCTTCGACTATGAAAGCATCCATGAAGTCGAACTGGTCATCCAAGCGGAAGACAAAGGGTACCCCTCACTTTCGAGCACGTCGACAATTAAAATCCGAGTGGTGGACCAGAATGACAACTACCCGTATTTCACCTTCCCCGTGTTGTTTAACGACTCCGCCGATATCCCGCTGCCCTTGAACGCCCCCGCTTCCTATCTGgctctgcgcctctctgccgaagaCACAGATGACGGCGTGAACGCCGAGCTGTCCTACCACATGTTACAAGGCGACCGCAAATTATTCAGTGTGGACAAGGACACTGGGGAGATCACCCTCAAACAATGGCTGAAGGCCCAAATCGGGGACATCCTGGAACTGGTCGTGGTCGTGAGCGACCGCGGCCATTCGCCACTCTCCAGCAGCGCCACAGTGCGCTTCGTGGTCACTGACACGGATCCCGACGAGGACCGAGCCGTGGTGGTCTTGCGTTCAAGCGATGAAGAAGGCATCGTGGCGGGCTTGGATGGCTCGCTGGTGGTCATCATCTTGCTAAGCGGCGGGTGCGCTCTGCTGCTGGTGGCCATCGTGGCCGTGGTGGTCACGTGCAAagtgggccgcggccgctcagggCCATCTAAAAGGGAAGGCCGCCACAATTTGTTTGACAGCAGGCCGCCCCCCGGGTCCACCAATGGTAACATATACACTGGCTCGAGAGGCTTCTTCCTGGAAAGGACCTCCTCGAGTTTGGATGACTCCTGCTCGTATGAGGAGAGAAGCAACGACTCAGAATCAAAG gtgttCATTCCCTCAAAGCACTTCCAGCCGTCATCTATATGGCAAGCTGACAAGTATTGTTTGCAAGTGAG TGGCACGACCAACACTGACCAGCTGAGCGTGAAGGACAGCGGCAAAGGGGACAGCGACTTCAATGACTCGGACTCGGACGTCAGCGGAGACGCTGGCAAGAGGAGCTTCAGCACCTTTCACCCAAGACTTAAAA GTTCGTCCAGCACCGCTAACAGCTTAGCGGGGGATTGCCAAGGCACCTACTGTGCGATACCGCAGCAGTGCTTCAGGAACCCCAGAGACTTGGCGTATGCTGTCGGCTTCTCCCCGGAAATCCTCTTCAATGATCTGAATGGCTACACCCACTCCTGGAAGGAGTCCGGCTATGCGACCAATCCCAAGAAACCTCATAGTGGCGGTGTGCAGAACTACACGGGTAGAACGGGAACCCTTCCACCTTACCTGTCTCAGGTGCAGAATGACCCTAAACTCCACAAGCCAAATATTGTAACCGTGGCAACGGAGTCAGAGGTAGCGACTATGTTTTGA